One part of the Salvelinus fontinalis isolate EN_2023a chromosome 4, ASM2944872v1, whole genome shotgun sequence genome encodes these proteins:
- the LOC129853487 gene encoding erlin-2-like isoform X3 produces the protein MAQLGAIASIICAIGGAALFASVHKIEEGHTGVYYRGGALLTTTSNPGFHLMMPFITNFKSVQTTLQTDEVKNVPCGTSGGVMIYFDRIEVVNYLVPSAVYDIVRNFTADYDKALIFNKVHHELNQFCSVHSLQEVYIGLFDQIDENLKLTLQEDLTCMAPGLIIQAVRVTKPNIPESIRKNYEMMEAEKTKLLISAQTQKVVEKEAETERKRAVIEAEKLAQVAEIKFSQKVMEKETEKRISEIEDGAFLAKMKARADAEFYTAERAAEANKLKLTPEYLQLMKFQAIAANSKIYFGSKIPQMFVDSGPSTKASDAMDVLTEQILDLD, from the exons ATGGCACAGTTGGGTGCCATTGCTTCAATAATCTGTGCGATTGGAGGCGCAGCTCTCTTCGCCTCTGTTCACAAGATTGAGGAGGGACACACTGGAGTTTACTACAG GGGAGGAGCTCTCCTGACCACCACCAGTAACCCTGGGTTCCACCTCATGATGCCTTTCATCACTAACTTCAAGTCTGTGCAG ACCACTCTACAAACAGATGAAGTGAAGAATGTACCATGTGGCACAAG TGGGGGAGTGATGATTTACTTTGACCGGATAGAAGTGGTGAACTACCTGGTACCCTCAGCAG tgtatgatatagtgAGGAACTTCACAGCGGATTACGACAAGGCCCTGATATTCAACAAGGTTCACCATGAGCTCAACCAGTTCTGCAGCGTCCACTCTCTACAGGAGGTCTACATCGGCTTGTTCG ACCAGATAGATGAAAACCTGAAGCTGACCCTACAGGAGGATCTGACCTGCATGGCTCCTGGACTCATTATACAG GCGGTCCGAGTCACGAAGCCCAACATCCCTGAGAGCATTCGGAAGAACTACGAGATGAT ggagGCTGAGAAGACAAAGCTTCTGATTTCTGCTCAGACTCAGAAGGTGGTGGAGAAGGAGGCGGAGACAGAGCGGAAGAGGGCTGTGATCG AGGCAGAGAAGTTGGCTCAAGTGGCTGAAATCAAGTTTAGCCAGAAAGTCatggagaaagaaacagagaaaaGGATCTCTGAAATcgaag ACGGAGCATTCTTGGCTAAGATGAAGGCCAGGGCCGATGCAGAGTTCTACACAGCAGAGAGAGCGGCCGAGGCCAATAAG tTGAAGCTGACGCCAGAGTATCTGCAGCTTATGAAGTTCCAGGCCATAGCAGCTAACAGTAAGATCTACTTTGGGAGTAAGATCCCCCAGATGTTTGTTGACTCTGGCCCCTCCACTAAGGCCTCTGATGCCATGGACGTCCTAACTGAACAGATCCTGGACCTAgactga
- the LOC129853487 gene encoding erlin-2-like isoform X1, whose product MLDLESGTKDTEPKMTEPSRASSSFTTWMAQLGAIASIICAIGGAALFASVHKIEEGHTGVYYRGGALLTTTSNPGFHLMMPFITNFKSVQTTLQTDEVKNVPCGTSGGVMIYFDRIEVVNYLVPSAVYDIVRNFTADYDKALIFNKVHHELNQFCSVHSLQEVYIGLFDQIDENLKLTLQEDLTCMAPGLIIQAVRVTKPNIPESIRKNYEMMEAEKTKLLISAQTQKVVEKEAETERKRAVIEAEKLAQVAEIKFSQKVMEKETEKRISEIEDGAFLAKMKARADAEFYTAERAAEANKLKLTPEYLQLMKFQAIAANSKIYFGSKIPQMFVDSGPSTKASDAMDVLTEQILDLD is encoded by the exons ATGTTAGACTTAGAAAGTGGAACCAAAGATACTGAACCAAAGATGACTGAACCTTCACGTGCGAGCTCAAGTTTCACCACCTG GATGGCACAGTTGGGTGCCATTGCTTCAATAATCTGTGCGATTGGAGGCGCAGCTCTCTTCGCCTCTGTTCACAAGATTGAGGAGGGACACACTGGAGTTTACTACAG GGGAGGAGCTCTCCTGACCACCACCAGTAACCCTGGGTTCCACCTCATGATGCCTTTCATCACTAACTTCAAGTCTGTGCAG ACCACTCTACAAACAGATGAAGTGAAGAATGTACCATGTGGCACAAG TGGGGGAGTGATGATTTACTTTGACCGGATAGAAGTGGTGAACTACCTGGTACCCTCAGCAG tgtatgatatagtgAGGAACTTCACAGCGGATTACGACAAGGCCCTGATATTCAACAAGGTTCACCATGAGCTCAACCAGTTCTGCAGCGTCCACTCTCTACAGGAGGTCTACATCGGCTTGTTCG ACCAGATAGATGAAAACCTGAAGCTGACCCTACAGGAGGATCTGACCTGCATGGCTCCTGGACTCATTATACAG GCGGTCCGAGTCACGAAGCCCAACATCCCTGAGAGCATTCGGAAGAACTACGAGATGAT ggagGCTGAGAAGACAAAGCTTCTGATTTCTGCTCAGACTCAGAAGGTGGTGGAGAAGGAGGCGGAGACAGAGCGGAAGAGGGCTGTGATCG AGGCAGAGAAGTTGGCTCAAGTGGCTGAAATCAAGTTTAGCCAGAAAGTCatggagaaagaaacagagaaaaGGATCTCTGAAATcgaag ACGGAGCATTCTTGGCTAAGATGAAGGCCAGGGCCGATGCAGAGTTCTACACAGCAGAGAGAGCGGCCGAGGCCAATAAG tTGAAGCTGACGCCAGAGTATCTGCAGCTTATGAAGTTCCAGGCCATAGCAGCTAACAGTAAGATCTACTTTGGGAGTAAGATCCCCCAGATGTTTGTTGACTCTGGCCCCTCCACTAAGGCCTCTGATGCCATGGACGTCCTAACTGAACAGATCCTGGACCTAgactga
- the LOC129853487 gene encoding erlin-2-like isoform X2 has protein sequence MTEPSRASSSFTTWMAQLGAIASIICAIGGAALFASVHKIEEGHTGVYYRGGALLTTTSNPGFHLMMPFITNFKSVQTTLQTDEVKNVPCGTSGGVMIYFDRIEVVNYLVPSAVYDIVRNFTADYDKALIFNKVHHELNQFCSVHSLQEVYIGLFDQIDENLKLTLQEDLTCMAPGLIIQAVRVTKPNIPESIRKNYEMMEAEKTKLLISAQTQKVVEKEAETERKRAVIEAEKLAQVAEIKFSQKVMEKETEKRISEIEDGAFLAKMKARADAEFYTAERAAEANKLKLTPEYLQLMKFQAIAANSKIYFGSKIPQMFVDSGPSTKASDAMDVLTEQILDLD, from the exons ATGACTGAACCTTCACGTGCGAGCTCAAGTTTCACCACCTG GATGGCACAGTTGGGTGCCATTGCTTCAATAATCTGTGCGATTGGAGGCGCAGCTCTCTTCGCCTCTGTTCACAAGATTGAGGAGGGACACACTGGAGTTTACTACAG GGGAGGAGCTCTCCTGACCACCACCAGTAACCCTGGGTTCCACCTCATGATGCCTTTCATCACTAACTTCAAGTCTGTGCAG ACCACTCTACAAACAGATGAAGTGAAGAATGTACCATGTGGCACAAG TGGGGGAGTGATGATTTACTTTGACCGGATAGAAGTGGTGAACTACCTGGTACCCTCAGCAG tgtatgatatagtgAGGAACTTCACAGCGGATTACGACAAGGCCCTGATATTCAACAAGGTTCACCATGAGCTCAACCAGTTCTGCAGCGTCCACTCTCTACAGGAGGTCTACATCGGCTTGTTCG ACCAGATAGATGAAAACCTGAAGCTGACCCTACAGGAGGATCTGACCTGCATGGCTCCTGGACTCATTATACAG GCGGTCCGAGTCACGAAGCCCAACATCCCTGAGAGCATTCGGAAGAACTACGAGATGAT ggagGCTGAGAAGACAAAGCTTCTGATTTCTGCTCAGACTCAGAAGGTGGTGGAGAAGGAGGCGGAGACAGAGCGGAAGAGGGCTGTGATCG AGGCAGAGAAGTTGGCTCAAGTGGCTGAAATCAAGTTTAGCCAGAAAGTCatggagaaagaaacagagaaaaGGATCTCTGAAATcgaag ACGGAGCATTCTTGGCTAAGATGAAGGCCAGGGCCGATGCAGAGTTCTACACAGCAGAGAGAGCGGCCGAGGCCAATAAG tTGAAGCTGACGCCAGAGTATCTGCAGCTTATGAAGTTCCAGGCCATAGCAGCTAACAGTAAGATCTACTTTGGGAGTAAGATCCCCCAGATGTTTGTTGACTCTGGCCCCTCCACTAAGGCCTCTGATGCCATGGACGTCCTAACTGAACAGATCCTGGACCTAgactga